From one Paractinoplanes brasiliensis genomic stretch:
- a CDS encoding carbohydrate ABC transporter permease → MTTTELARPGRTEPVAPLGRAPRPVKTSTVVLTAVAVLVGVGFVLPAIWILIGSFRPNAEILTTMSPLSRHLVIPSEVTLENYVHLLVDSGFARALLNSFIVCIASVAIGLAMSAMAAYALAVYQFPGRNLIFAVIVISFMVPFEAIAIPLAQQFTDWGLGNTMIGLILPGVANGLAIFNLRQYFLGIPQSYREAAMLDGASEPRILFSLYARLSGPALTNSALLIFLGQWTAFLWPLLIVSDSDLQLAPVALAGTFGEHAADYGQNFAGTIVLTLVPAISMFVLQRFFGRLSIGSGEK, encoded by the coding sequence ATGACGACCACCGAACTCGCCCGCCCCGGTCGCACCGAGCCGGTCGCCCCGCTGGGCCGGGCCCCGCGCCCGGTGAAGACCTCCACCGTCGTGCTGACCGCGGTGGCCGTCCTCGTCGGCGTGGGTTTTGTGCTCCCGGCGATCTGGATCCTCATCGGCTCGTTCCGCCCGAACGCCGAGATTCTCACGACGATGTCCCCGCTGAGCCGGCACCTGGTCATCCCGTCCGAGGTCACCCTCGAGAACTACGTGCACCTGCTGGTCGACTCGGGATTCGCCCGGGCGCTGCTCAACTCGTTCATCGTCTGCATCGCGTCGGTCGCGATCGGCCTGGCCATGTCGGCGATGGCGGCCTACGCCCTGGCCGTCTATCAGTTCCCCGGCCGCAACCTGATCTTCGCGGTCATCGTGATCAGCTTCATGGTGCCGTTCGAGGCCATCGCCATCCCGCTGGCACAGCAGTTCACCGACTGGGGACTGGGCAACACGATGATCGGGCTGATTCTGCCCGGAGTCGCCAACGGTTTGGCGATCTTCAACCTCCGGCAGTACTTCCTGGGGATCCCTCAGTCCTACCGGGAGGCGGCGATGCTCGACGGCGCCTCCGAGCCGAGAATCCTCTTTTCCCTGTACGCGCGTCTGAGCGGACCAGCGCTCACGAACTCGGCGCTGCTGATCTTCCTCGGTCAGTGGACCGCTTTCCTGTGGCCGCTGCTGATCGTCAGCGACAGCGACCTGCAACTCGCCCCGGTCGCGCTTGCCGGTACCTTCGGCGAGCACGCGGCCGACTACGGGCAGAACTTCGCCGGCACCATCGTGCTCACCCTCGTGCCCGCGATCAGCATGTTCGTGCTCCAGCGCTTCTTCGGACGCCTCTCGATCGGAAGTGGAGAGAAGTGA
- a CDS encoding ABC transporter substrate-binding protein yields the protein MSLTATFSRRRLLAGLAAATASALVLTACSGGDSDTGSTGGGWSLPSTDPTATIKVLSILDLKTAHMQEVIDAFEKAHPTIKVDYQSVPFDSLNSTLDARIANKGGDPDVYWADQPRISALAARGEAEDLTEAFAGFKESFDPTAYDSGMFQDKLWALPIANSTQLLYYNKDLLKKAGLPEPSADPAQRMTWEQLTKDAAKAKSAGAQHGFLFGQFDRYYQLEPLPVQLGGSPGATGDKNLTPDFTSEQWVKAFTWYGDLFKQGVAPRGMKSEETDPAFVAGRAAYIVEGPWLIPQLGSSKVDWGVAPQPVFSGGKPATPTGSWSLAMNPFSKQKEAAAVFMKWMAVDEGGGYIKYRSDPELAASPEGKKIYFEKSVFSSPAGKDAAKIIDFETSNTAVNRVPTIGYIEFETILNQAFADIRNGADAKTALDSASAQLTTAWKKYQ from the coding sequence ATGTCTCTCACAGCCACCTTCAGCCGGCGGCGGTTGCTCGCCGGGCTGGCCGCCGCCACTGCCTCGGCCCTCGTCCTCACCGCCTGCTCCGGCGGCGACAGCGACACAGGCAGCACCGGCGGGGGCTGGTCGCTGCCGAGCACCGACCCGACCGCCACCATCAAGGTGCTCAGCATTCTCGACCTCAAGACCGCCCACATGCAGGAGGTCATCGACGCCTTCGAGAAGGCCCACCCCACCATCAAGGTCGACTACCAGTCGGTCCCGTTCGACAGCCTGAACAGCACCCTGGACGCGCGGATCGCCAACAAGGGCGGCGACCCCGATGTCTATTGGGCCGACCAGCCGCGCATCTCCGCGCTCGCCGCGCGGGGCGAGGCCGAGGACCTGACCGAGGCGTTCGCGGGCTTCAAGGAGTCGTTCGACCCCACCGCGTACGACTCGGGGATGTTCCAGGACAAGCTGTGGGCGCTGCCGATCGCGAACTCCACGCAGCTGCTCTACTACAACAAGGACCTGCTGAAGAAGGCCGGGCTGCCCGAGCCGTCGGCCGACCCGGCGCAGCGGATGACGTGGGAACAGCTCACCAAGGACGCCGCCAAGGCGAAGTCGGCCGGCGCGCAGCATGGTTTCCTGTTCGGCCAGTTCGACCGCTACTACCAGCTGGAGCCGCTGCCGGTTCAGCTCGGCGGATCGCCCGGGGCGACCGGCGACAAGAACCTCACCCCGGACTTCACCTCCGAGCAGTGGGTCAAGGCCTTCACCTGGTACGGGGATCTGTTCAAACAGGGCGTCGCACCCAGGGGCATGAAGTCCGAGGAGACCGATCCGGCGTTCGTGGCCGGCCGGGCCGCGTACATCGTGGAAGGTCCCTGGCTGATCCCGCAGCTCGGATCGTCGAAGGTGGATTGGGGCGTCGCGCCGCAGCCGGTCTTCTCCGGCGGCAAGCCGGCCACCCCGACCGGCTCGTGGTCGCTCGCCATGAACCCGTTCAGCAAGCAGAAGGAGGCCGCCGCGGTCTTCATGAAGTGGATGGCGGTCGACGAGGGCGGCGGCTACATCAAGTACCGCTCCGACCCCGAGCTGGCCGCGTCGCCGGAGGGCAAGAAGATCTACTTCGAGAAGTCGGTGTTCTCCTCCCCGGCGGGCAAGGACGCCGCGAAGATCATCGACTTCGAGACCTCGAACACCGCGGTCAACCGGGTCCCGACCATCGGCTACATCGAGTTCGAGACGATCCTCAACCAGGCCTTCGCCGACATCCGCAACGGCGCCGACGCGAAGACGGCGCTGGACAGCGCCTCGGCCCAGCTGACCACCGCCTGGAAGAAGTACCAGTAA
- a CDS encoding carbohydrate ABC transporter permease — protein sequence MASSTVTSEPVAAKRRRAGRRQELIWAAIFLSPAIAALVVLRVVPTVGAVVQSLYKAFPGGIIPATFHGLGNYESLFSDPNFVDTIVRTLIFNVIINPVQIVLALLLAVLFVQKIPAVGVWRTLVFIPITVPIVGSCIAWGAALNPDGPVNALLSALGGNPQPFLTSPNQALASIILLASWIGIGYWMLFLISGLQAIPEELYDAAKIDRAGAIRTFFSITVPMLRRPLLFVLVADTVANFVLFVPVQLLTQGGPQNSTTLLMFDAYRTTYGYGSRNLGAAEVVILTAIMIFFVLLQFRLLRDERTPR from the coding sequence ATGGCTTCGTCCACCGTCACGTCCGAGCCCGTCGCCGCCAAGCGGCGGCGGGCCGGCCGCCGGCAGGAACTGATCTGGGCCGCGATCTTCCTGTCGCCCGCGATCGCGGCCCTCGTCGTGCTCCGGGTCGTCCCGACCGTCGGCGCCGTCGTCCAGAGCCTCTACAAGGCGTTTCCCGGCGGCATCATCCCGGCCACGTTCCACGGCCTGGGCAACTACGAGTCGCTGTTCTCCGACCCCAACTTCGTCGACACGATCGTCCGTACGCTGATCTTCAACGTCATCATCAACCCGGTGCAGATCGTGCTCGCGCTCCTGCTGGCCGTGCTGTTCGTGCAGAAGATCCCCGCGGTCGGCGTGTGGCGCACCCTCGTCTTCATCCCGATCACCGTGCCGATCGTGGGCTCCTGCATCGCCTGGGGGGCGGCGCTGAACCCCGACGGGCCGGTCAACGCGCTCCTCAGCGCGCTCGGCGGCAACCCGCAGCCGTTCCTCACCTCGCCCAACCAGGCGCTGGCGAGCATCATCCTGCTGGCCAGCTGGATCGGCATCGGCTACTGGATGCTTTTCCTCATCTCCGGTCTGCAGGCCATTCCGGAGGAGCTGTACGACGCGGCGAAGATCGACCGGGCCGGCGCCATCCGGACGTTCTTCAGCATCACCGTCCCGATGCTCCGGCGCCCGTTGCTGTTCGTGCTGGTCGCCGACACGGTCGCCAACTTCGTCCTGTTCGTGCCGGTGCAGCTGCTCACCCAGGGGGGCCCGCAGAACAGCACGACGTTGCTGATGTTCGACGCCTACCGGACGACGTACGGCTACGGCAGCCGTAATCTCGGCGCGGCCGAGGTCGTCATCCTCACCGCCATCATGATCTTCTTCGTGCTCCTGCAGTTCCGGCTGCTGCGCGACGAGAGGACGCCGCGATGA
- a CDS encoding ribokinase — protein sequence MSTYLPGTAGIIVVGSANQDYIVRVAEPPGPGETVLATDLLNQPGGKGANQAVAMARLRGDVSFVASVGDDADGAQLIRELRSEGVDTTNVEIISRGRTGLALVLVYDSGENSITVVPGTNFALTSERVHRTVSRITAETGAATMVVQAEVLPEIITAAITAAAAAGARVILNLAPYQPVAGELLAHCDPLVLNEAEASGLLGWEVRGAEAALRAVTELRTRSRSVVVTVGAEGACWADAQDSGHIPAPRPTAVVDTTGAGDAFVGALAVRLAAGADLRDAVTVGVRAGTFAVQSPGAQSSYPSPADLGLEPAEIHP from the coding sequence GTGAGTACATACCTTCCCGGCACGGCGGGCATCATCGTCGTCGGATCCGCCAACCAGGACTACATCGTCCGGGTGGCCGAACCGCCGGGGCCGGGTGAGACCGTGCTGGCCACCGATCTGCTCAACCAGCCCGGCGGCAAGGGGGCCAACCAAGCCGTGGCGATGGCCCGGCTGCGCGGCGACGTCAGCTTCGTGGCCTCGGTCGGGGACGATGCCGACGGGGCTCAACTCATCCGGGAACTGCGGTCCGAGGGCGTCGACACCACCAATGTGGAGATCATCAGCCGGGGGCGTACGGGCCTGGCCCTGGTCCTCGTGTACGACTCGGGCGAGAACTCGATCACCGTTGTGCCCGGCACCAACTTCGCGCTGACCAGCGAGCGGGTCCACCGTACGGTCAGCCGGATCACCGCCGAGACCGGCGCCGCCACCATGGTCGTGCAGGCGGAGGTGCTGCCCGAGATCATCACCGCCGCCATCACCGCGGCGGCCGCGGCCGGAGCCCGGGTGATCCTCAACCTCGCGCCCTACCAGCCGGTGGCCGGCGAACTCCTGGCCCACTGCGATCCGCTGGTGCTCAACGAGGCCGAGGCCAGCGGCCTGCTGGGCTGGGAGGTCCGCGGCGCCGAGGCGGCCCTGCGAGCGGTCACCGAGCTGCGGACACGCAGCCGCTCAGTGGTCGTCACCGTCGGCGCTGAGGGCGCCTGCTGGGCCGACGCGCAGGACAGCGGGCACATCCCGGCCCCGAGGCCGACAGCCGTCGTCGACACCACGGGCGCCGGTGACGCCTTCGTCGGGGCACTGGCAGTCCGGCTCGCCGCCGGTGCTGATCTGAGGGACGCGGTGACCGTGGGCGTACGGGCCGGAACGTTCGCGGTGCAGAGCCCGGGTGCCCAGTCGTCGTATCCTTCGCCGGCGGACCTCGGACTCGAGCCCGCCGAGATCCACCCTTAG